A single region of the Methanomassiliicoccales archaeon genome encodes:
- a CDS encoding TldD/PmbA family protein encodes MYLNDVVEKALRKALLEGAEQAEVFTVKSRTLSLYIEDSKVKNLEEKFDVGISVRVADGKKLGEASSTIASPEQVDVCTDSAIKAARVSEPDAFFQGFGLGGEAVISRPHVWDEEVANLDTKKLSSKGVEIVDACIGVGDVKIPRGLIRTASIETEIGNSNGMSTTHRSTMVYLHFTSMTSSGVAGEGEESFFSTKLDMDTSAIGTSLAQGAMNSARAVTFKGRSEVPVFIQAASLAEMFKTSVGFSIDSENVNRMRSAWVGKMGNEVASPSISIVDDPTDPRGILCTTHDDEGTPTCKRNIVEDGVLKSILFDGYNASMAGVRSTGNGLRRTERDSQSLYQLPVHVSPINMVVQPGSKDRDELISTFDRAVLIERFAWPQVNPITGAIGLEVRCAHIMERGEIVETVKHALLTGNFYESLKKVVGIANDQKVQGSWIVPTIGFDGMELVGNP; translated from the coding sequence TTGTATCTCAATGACGTGGTAGAAAAGGCTCTCAGGAAGGCACTTTTAGAGGGAGCAGAGCAGGCAGAAGTGTTTACCGTTAAGAGCAGAACTCTTTCTCTGTACATTGAGGATTCCAAGGTGAAGAACCTGGAGGAGAAGTTCGATGTTGGCATCTCGGTAAGAGTTGCTGATGGCAAGAAGCTGGGGGAGGCTTCCTCGACTATAGCCTCACCTGAGCAGGTTGATGTGTGTACCGATTCAGCGATCAAAGCGGCCAGGGTTTCAGAGCCCGATGCCTTCTTCCAGGGGTTTGGCCTAGGCGGTGAGGCCGTGATCAGTAGGCCTCATGTGTGGGATGAGGAGGTTGCCAACCTCGACACCAAGAAGCTATCATCGAAAGGGGTAGAGATTGTCGACGCTTGCATTGGAGTTGGCGATGTCAAGATCCCAAGAGGTCTTATCCGGACTGCCAGTATCGAGACCGAGATAGGGAACTCCAACGGTATGAGCACTACTCACAGGAGCACGATGGTCTATCTCCACTTCACATCCATGACATCATCCGGTGTTGCGGGCGAGGGGGAAGAGTCGTTCTTCTCGACAAAACTGGATATGGACACCTCTGCGATAGGGACCTCTCTTGCCCAGGGAGCTATGAATTCCGCCAGGGCTGTTACCTTTAAAGGAAGGAGCGAAGTCCCCGTCTTCATTCAGGCAGCCTCCCTTGCTGAGATGTTCAAGACCTCGGTCGGTTTCTCCATCGACTCGGAGAATGTCAACAGGATGAGGAGCGCCTGGGTTGGGAAGATGGGAAACGAAGTAGCTTCCCCAAGCATCTCGATCGTGGACGACCCCACTGATCCCAGGGGCATCCTATGCACTACGCACGACGATGAGGGTACCCCAACGTGCAAGAGAAACATCGTTGAAGATGGGGTATTGAAGTCAATACTGTTCGACGGATACAACGCCTCGATGGCTGGAGTAAGATCCACAGGGAACGGGCTCAGGAGAACTGAACGAGATTCACAGAGCCTCTACCAGTTACCCGTGCATGTGTCCCCTATCAACATGGTAGTTCAGCCTGGATCCAAGGATAGGGATGAACTCATATCCACATTCGATAGGGCGGTACTTATCGAGAGGTTCGCCTGGCCTCAGGTGAATCCCATAACCGGAGCGATCGGTCTTGAAGTCAGATGTGCCCACATCATGGAAAGAGGAGAGATCGTCGAGACGGTGAAGCACGCGCTGCTTACTGGCAACTTCTACGAATCTCTCAAGAAAGTTGTTGGGATAGCCAATGATCAGAAGGTCCAGGGATCCTGGATAGTTCCCACAATAGGGTTCGATGGCATGGAGCTTGTGGGGAACCCCTAG
- the ilvC gene encoding ketol-acid reductoisomerase: protein MVKVYHEADVDLSVLDGKKIAVIGYGSQGRAQSLCLRDSGCDVVVGVRKDGASWKKAQEEGMTVAEIPDAVNGADIVMILVPDEVQKIVYDEQIEPYLKPGCTLDFAHGFSIIYNQIVPPEGVDVIMMAPKSPGKREREVFLQGFGVPALIAVERDVSGQAKEVALAIAKGIGATKPGVLETTFHEEVTSDLFGEQAVLCGGVTGLIIAGFEVLVENGYQPEIAYFEVLNELKLIVDLIYAGGLTGMWDNVSNTAEFGGLSQRGMIIDERVKKGMQEMLDNILSGKFSDEWIADWKTGIKRMKGMYQEEYDRQIEVVGRELRTLFEMGDPKE from the coding sequence ATGGTAAAAGTGTATCATGAGGCCGACGTTGACCTTTCGGTCCTGGACGGCAAGAAGATCGCAGTGATTGGTTATGGCAGCCAGGGCAGGGCCCAGTCCCTATGCCTCAGGGACAGTGGTTGCGATGTGGTTGTTGGCGTTAGGAAGGATGGAGCTTCCTGGAAGAAAGCCCAAGAGGAAGGAATGACCGTTGCCGAGATACCCGACGCGGTGAATGGCGCGGATATCGTAATGATCCTGGTTCCTGACGAGGTTCAGAAGATCGTGTACGATGAACAGATCGAACCCTACCTCAAGCCTGGTTGCACACTGGACTTCGCTCACGGATTCAGCATCATCTACAATCAGATTGTGCCTCCTGAGGGTGTGGACGTCATCATGATGGCCCCTAAGTCACCGGGAAAGAGAGAGAGGGAAGTCTTCCTTCAGGGATTCGGCGTTCCCGCGCTCATCGCGGTCGAGAGGGACGTATCTGGTCAAGCTAAGGAAGTGGCCCTGGCCATCGCGAAGGGGATCGGCGCCACCAAGCCCGGGGTGCTTGAGACAACATTCCACGAGGAGGTCACCTCCGATCTCTTCGGTGAGCAGGCTGTGCTGTGCGGCGGCGTTACCGGACTCATAATAGCTGGTTTCGAAGTGCTTGTCGAGAACGGATACCAGCCCGAGATCGCATACTTCGAGGTCCTCAACGAGCTGAAGCTCATCGTTGACCTCATCTACGCTGGAGGTCTTACCGGCATGTGGGACAACGTTTCCAATACCGCGGAGTTCGGTGGCCTGTCCCAGAGGGGCATGATCATCGATGAGAGGGTGAAGAAGGGCATGCAGGAGATGCTGGACAACATCCTTTCCGGCAAGTTCTCGGACGAGTGGATAGCGGACTGGAAGACCGGGATCAAGCGGATGAAGGGGATGTACCAGGAAGAGTACGACCGCCAGATCGAGGTAGTTGGCAGAGAGCTGCGCACACTCTTCGAGATGGGCGATCCGAAGGAGTAA
- the ilvB gene encoding biosynthetic-type acetolactate synthase large subunit — protein sequence MRGSKALLELLEQQGVDVMFGIPGGTTMPIYDDLLDSNIRHVLVRHEQCAAHMADGYARATGRIGVCMSTSGPGATNLVTGVATAFVDSSPILAITGQVRTPVIGHQAFQEGDSFSLMMPVTKHNYRILDPCDLPEAVIRGMAIATTGRYGPVHIDLPMDAMLGEVPDELMRMKYPVDPHPEDLSELPQAIKLLKNAERPLIMVGGGCVWAGAHQEIVKLAETLMAPITTTLMGKSVVPETHPLALGLIGMHGRACPRRAYMECDVLLAVGTRFSDRSTGKNDLPSETKIVHVDIDPGEAGKSPQTEVRLVGDAKKALNAIIQGLGASRGDTPWSQRITEMREFCDCNIDLGEMPVKPQKIMHELNELVPENAMVTTEVGQNQMWAAHLFRVKSPRQFISSGGFGTMGFGFPAALGVKVAYPDRPVLDIAGDGSIQMVIQEFATAVSEDLPVMVVVMNNGWLGMVKQWQKLFKDKRYSGTELRDNPDFVKLAEGYGAEGVRVERPSELREALERGLKSDVPFMVDVITDPEEDVLPMVPAGAGADQVIQGRCKWKSSKW from the coding sequence ATGAGAGGTAGTAAGGCGCTTCTAGAGCTTCTGGAACAACAAGGCGTCGATGTCATGTTCGGCATCCCAGGGGGCACCACCATGCCCATCTACGATGATCTCCTGGACTCGAACATACGCCACGTGCTGGTCCGACACGAGCAGTGTGCGGCCCACATGGCCGATGGGTACGCCAGGGCCACGGGAAGGATCGGGGTGTGTATGTCCACCTCAGGGCCTGGGGCAACCAACCTCGTTACGGGGGTTGCAACGGCCTTCGTCGATTCGTCACCAATATTGGCCATTACTGGCCAAGTCAGGACCCCTGTGATCGGCCACCAGGCCTTCCAGGAGGGGGACTCCTTCAGCCTCATGATGCCGGTTACAAAGCACAACTACAGGATCCTTGATCCTTGCGATCTTCCAGAAGCGGTCATCAGAGGGATGGCCATAGCCACCACGGGACGTTACGGACCCGTTCACATCGACCTCCCCATGGACGCCATGCTAGGAGAAGTGCCAGACGAACTCATGAGGATGAAGTACCCAGTAGACCCTCATCCCGAGGATCTTTCAGAACTGCCTCAGGCAATCAAGCTTCTGAAGAACGCTGAGCGCCCTCTCATCATGGTCGGTGGCGGATGTGTATGGGCAGGGGCACATCAGGAGATCGTGAAGCTGGCCGAGACACTAATGGCCCCAATAACAACCACGCTAATGGGAAAGAGCGTTGTTCCTGAGACTCACCCGCTGGCTCTGGGGTTGATAGGCATGCATGGAAGAGCGTGTCCAAGACGGGCTTACATGGAGTGCGATGTTCTCCTAGCCGTGGGCACAAGATTCTCAGACCGGAGCACGGGCAAGAACGACCTTCCGAGCGAGACGAAGATAGTGCACGTGGATATCGATCCCGGCGAGGCGGGAAAGAGCCCCCAGACAGAGGTCAGGCTTGTGGGAGATGCTAAGAAAGCTCTTAACGCGATAATTCAGGGTCTTGGAGCTTCCAGGGGCGATACGCCCTGGTCACAGAGGATTACGGAGATGAGGGAGTTCTGTGACTGTAACATAGACCTGGGGGAGATGCCTGTTAAACCCCAGAAGATCATGCATGAACTCAACGAACTCGTACCAGAGAATGCGATGGTCACCACGGAGGTCGGTCAGAACCAGATGTGGGCCGCTCATCTCTTCAGGGTCAAGAGCCCCAGACAGTTCATCTCATCCGGAGGGTTTGGGACCATGGGATTCGGCTTCCCAGCTGCGCTGGGTGTCAAGGTCGCATACCCGGACCGACCGGTGTTGGATATCGCTGGCGATGGCAGCATCCAGATGGTAATCCAGGAATTCGCCACCGCTGTTTCCGAGGACCTGCCAGTGATGGTCGTGGTAATGAACAATGGCTGGCTCGGCATGGTTAAGCAGTGGCAGAAGCTCTTCAAGGATAAGCGCTACTCAGGCACCGAGCTCAGGGATAACCCAGATTTCGTGAAGCTGGCAGAGGGGTACGGTGCCGAGGGGGTCAGAGTCGAAAGACCCTCTGAATTGAGAGAAGCGCTGGAAAGAGGGTTAAAATCCGACGTCCCGTTCATGGTTGATGTCATAACGGATCCAGAGGAAGATGTCCTCCCGATGGTACCCGCAGGAGCGGGAGCCGATCAGGTAATACAGGGGAGATGCAAATGGAAATCGTCCAAGTGGTAG
- a CDS encoding histone deacetylase: MSIIFHPRFLDHQQWESHPESPLRLVRAVDKMMELWVWNNVVFPQPATKEDLLLVHTDRLVSSVANSRECYLDPDTFVHEETYGIALLAAGGTIEAARRAKEEETPSVALVRPPGHHAGADFLGGFCYFNNAAIAVKKLGIRAAIVDIDVHHGNGTQSIFWDDDDVLYISTHQYGIYPGTGAAEEVGEGAGEGFTVNIPFDGGAGDASFMMAFDRIVKPVVEQFKPQMVIIDIGVDAHYMDPLASLSLSSPGYLELCKRLMTIPADYGATFVLEGGYHLDSTAEVIGGLVAMCQGVPARMKYYQNMDNELCGLPNIERVVSIQKDYWDIE; encoded by the coding sequence ATGAGCATCATCTTCCATCCACGATTTCTCGACCATCAGCAGTGGGAGAGTCATCCGGAATCTCCATTAAGGCTGGTAAGGGCGGTGGACAAGATGATGGAGCTATGGGTATGGAACAACGTCGTGTTTCCACAACCAGCGACCAAGGAGGATCTCCTGCTGGTCCATACAGATAGGCTGGTGTCCAGTGTGGCCAATTCAAGAGAATGCTATCTTGATCCAGACACCTTCGTCCACGAGGAGACCTATGGGATTGCCCTTTTAGCCGCAGGAGGAACCATCGAGGCTGCCCGTAGGGCGAAAGAGGAGGAAACACCGTCGGTCGCTCTGGTAAGGCCCCCTGGCCATCATGCAGGGGCCGATTTTCTGGGCGGATTCTGCTATTTCAACAACGCCGCCATCGCCGTCAAGAAGCTGGGAATAAGAGCAGCCATCGTTGATATCGACGTTCATCATGGCAATGGCACGCAGAGCATCTTCTGGGATGATGATGACGTTCTCTACATCTCGACTCACCAGTACGGCATATACCCGGGTACGGGAGCAGCTGAGGAAGTGGGTGAGGGTGCTGGTGAAGGGTTCACAGTGAACATCCCGTTCGACGGAGGGGCGGGGGATGCATCCTTCATGATGGCCTTTGATCGAATCGTGAAACCCGTTGTTGAGCAGTTCAAACCCCAGATGGTCATCATCGATATTGGCGTAGACGCCCATTACATGGACCCACTAGCATCCCTATCACTGTCATCACCCGGATACCTCGAGCTGTGCAAGAGGCTGATGACAATACCAGCGGATTATGGCGCCACATTCGTGTTGGAGGGAGGTTATCACCTTGATTCGACCGCGGAGGTGATCGGTGGTCTGGTAGCCATGTGTCAGGGAGTTCCCGCCAGGATGAAGTACTATCAGAACATGGATAACGAGTTGTGTGGTCTTCCCAACATCGAGCGGGTCGTTTCAATCCAGAAGGATTACTGGGACATAGAATGA
- a CDS encoding type II glyceraldehyde-3-phosphate dehydrogenase, which yields MKVRVGINGYGTIGKRTAYAIMNQDDMEIVGVTKRRPSYEARLAVKQGLPLYVTNAEDIEVFEKEEIPVTGTLKELSEKADIIVDCTPGGVGATWKELYDQSGVKAIFQGGEEHSLAGVSFNSFANYHESWGARYSRVVSCNTTGLIRTLYPLDRVFGVERVFASLVRRGADPGDRKGAPLNAVEPSLKLPTHHGPDVQTILPWLNIHTMAVKTPTTMMHIHCITADLKRKTNETDVLSVWDNVPRIKFVSGKHGIKSSAQIMELARDLNRPRGDFMEIIVWSDGIKVEDKTLYYYQAVHQESDVVPEIIDCIRSMMKLEEDPIKSIRKTDRSMGIGK from the coding sequence ATGAAGGTCAGGGTCGGCATCAACGGATATGGTACCATCGGCAAGAGGACCGCCTACGCCATCATGAATCAGGATGACATGGAGATCGTGGGGGTCACCAAACGGAGACCATCTTACGAGGCCAGATTGGCAGTCAAACAGGGTCTGCCTCTCTATGTCACCAATGCGGAGGACATTGAGGTTTTCGAGAAGGAGGAAATCCCGGTGACCGGGACCCTCAAGGAGCTGTCGGAAAAAGCCGATATCATCGTGGACTGCACCCCAGGCGGGGTTGGAGCAACCTGGAAGGAGCTCTATGACCAATCCGGGGTGAAAGCCATATTCCAGGGCGGTGAGGAACATTCCCTCGCAGGCGTTTCCTTCAACTCTTTTGCCAACTACCACGAGTCTTGGGGGGCAAGGTACTCAAGGGTGGTCTCCTGCAATACAACCGGACTGATCAGGACCCTTTACCCATTGGACCGTGTTTTCGGGGTGGAGAGGGTCTTCGCATCATTGGTCAGGAGGGGGGCCGATCCCGGCGACAGGAAGGGCGCACCTCTGAACGCGGTTGAACCCTCATTGAAGCTACCCACTCATCACGGGCCAGATGTACAGACGATCCTGCCTTGGCTCAATATTCACACCATGGCCGTCAAGACGCCGACAACCATGATGCATATCCACTGCATCACGGCCGATCTAAAGCGAAAGACGAACGAGACGGACGTGTTGTCAGTATGGGATAACGTGCCAAGGATCAAGTTCGTCAGCGGAAAGCACGGGATCAAGTCCTCGGCTCAGATCATGGAGTTGGCCAGGGACCTCAATAGGCCCAGAGGGGACTTCATGGAGATAATCGTCTGGTCAGATGGTATCAAGGTGGAGGATAAGACGCTGTATTACTACCAGGCAGTCCACCAGGAGAGCGACGTTGTCCCGGAGATCATTGATTGCATACGGTCGATGATGAAGCTCGAGGAGGATCCGATCAAGTCCATCAGGAAGACAGATCGCAGCATGGGAATCGGGAAGTGA
- the gap gene encoding type I glyceraldehyde-3-phosphate dehydrogenase, with protein MLKIAINGFGRIGRSFLRAAMFRREYGSKYEVVAVNDLAAASTLAYLLKHDSVHGNLSNDIKATDGGVSVDDRLISFISEKDPSRLPWEKLGADVVIESTGFFTDRKSSQMHLDAGADKVIISAPAKNPDVTVVLGANQEAYHRDEHRIISMASCTTNSVALPAKVLNDRFHIMAGLMTTVHAYTGDQRLLDFPHTDLRRARAAPLSIVPTTTGAARAVSLVLPELKGKLNGLALRVPVPDGSITDLTVWVAEEADREKVNSALKDASEGVMKGFLGYSEEPLVSVDIVGDPRSSIVDAPSTLVSKEKGNLVKVLCWYDNEWGYANRLVDFLSYI; from the coding sequence ATGCTAAAGATCGCCATCAACGGATTCGGGAGGATCGGCAGGTCTTTCTTGAGGGCGGCGATGTTCCGTCGCGAGTACGGGTCGAAGTATGAAGTGGTTGCGGTGAACGACCTGGCCGCAGCCTCCACACTAGCATATCTACTGAAACACGACTCGGTCCATGGAAATCTTAGCAATGATATCAAGGCTACCGATGGAGGAGTATCGGTCGATGATAGATTGATATCGTTCATTAGCGAGAAGGATCCTTCCAGGCTTCCCTGGGAGAAGCTTGGGGCGGATGTGGTGATCGAGTCAACCGGTTTCTTCACGGATAGAAAGAGCAGCCAGATGCATCTGGATGCAGGTGCTGACAAGGTGATCATCTCAGCTCCGGCCAAGAATCCAGATGTCACCGTTGTGTTGGGCGCGAACCAGGAGGCTTACCACAGAGATGAGCACAGGATAATATCAATGGCATCTTGCACCACCAACAGTGTGGCGCTTCCGGCAAAAGTGCTCAACGACCGCTTTCACATCATGGCTGGGCTGATGACTACGGTACACGCGTACACCGGGGATCAGAGGCTTCTGGACTTCCCCCACACCGATCTCCGAAGGGCCAGGGCTGCCCCCCTGTCAATCGTACCGACGACAACTGGAGCGGCGAGAGCGGTCTCTCTGGTGCTTCCGGAGCTGAAGGGCAAACTGAACGGATTGGCGTTGAGAGTTCCCGTGCCTGATGGATCGATAACCGACCTCACGGTTTGGGTAGCTGAGGAAGCAGATCGGGAGAAGGTCAACTCCGCGCTTAAGGATGCGTCGGAGGGTGTGATGAAAGGGTTCCTGGGTTACTCTGAGGAACCATTGGTTTCCGTTGATATTGTGGGAGACCCAAGGTCGTCTATCGTTGATGCACCCAGCACGCTTGTTTCCAAGGAAAAGGGTAATCTAGTGAAAGTCTTATGCTGGTACGACAACGAGTGGGGATACGCCAACCGGCTTGTTGACTTTCTTTCCTATATCTGA
- a CDS encoding phosphoglycerate kinase has protein sequence MKDFNTLDDFDVSGKTVILRVDINLPLDKDRLEIVDENRVRMIVPTLRELLDRGAKVVILAHQGRPGSWDFTSLERHSKSLSSCLGREVRYVDDVLGEEAENAIKSLRKGEAILLGNVRALECEMKKASMEEHGESELVQKLAPMADLYVNDAFAASHRPQCSLVGFQAKLPSAAGRLLERELDALASVFDEPRRPSVFVLGGAKYSDAIEVIDRLIGTEKASWVIVTGACANFFLKAWGINLGPKTEEFLLEEMTPELLEDAKSLLRKRGNRMILPFDVAVDEDGRRVNVMVGDLPSDYPILDIGERSIIKFCKVLKAANTIFISGPAGMIERKEFAHGTEELMRAAVASNAFSMVGGGHTVGMVNKLGLADGFSYVSTGGGALETYLRGKPLPVVEALKAAKR, from the coding sequence ATGAAGGATTTCAACACTCTTGACGACTTCGATGTTAGCGGTAAGACGGTCATACTCAGGGTGGACATCAATCTTCCCTTGGACAAGGATCGTCTTGAGATAGTCGATGAAAACAGGGTAAGGATGATAGTACCCACCCTGAGAGAACTCCTAGACAGGGGGGCAAAGGTGGTCATATTGGCCCACCAGGGCCGTCCCGGGAGTTGGGATTTCACTTCCCTGGAGAGGCATTCCAAATCGCTTTCCTCCTGCCTTGGGAGGGAAGTCAGGTATGTGGATGATGTTCTTGGCGAAGAGGCGGAGAACGCCATCAAGAGCCTTAGAAAGGGGGAGGCGATCCTGCTTGGGAATGTCAGGGCATTAGAATGCGAAATGAAGAAGGCCAGCATGGAGGAGCACGGAGAATCGGAACTGGTGCAAAAACTGGCTCCCATGGCCGACCTTTATGTAAATGATGCTTTTGCAGCCTCTCACAGGCCTCAATGCTCTCTCGTAGGGTTCCAGGCAAAGCTGCCTTCCGCAGCGGGAAGGCTGTTGGAGCGGGAGCTGGATGCGCTTGCGAGCGTTTTCGACGAACCAAGAAGACCATCAGTCTTCGTCCTCGGGGGCGCAAAGTACTCCGATGCCATCGAGGTCATCGACCGTCTGATCGGAACCGAGAAGGCAAGCTGGGTCATCGTAACCGGAGCATGCGCCAACTTCTTCCTCAAAGCCTGGGGAATCAATCTGGGCCCCAAGACCGAGGAATTCCTCTTGGAGGAGATGACACCGGAGCTGCTTGAGGATGCGAAGTCCCTTCTGAGGAAGAGGGGAAACAGAATGATTCTTCCTTTCGACGTGGCAGTGGACGAGGATGGAAGGCGCGTCAACGTCATGGTAGGAGACCTTCCCTCGGACTATCCTATCCTAGACATAGGTGAGAGGTCGATAATTAAGTTCTGCAAGGTCCTGAAAGCCGCGAATACCATCTTCATTTCCGGTCCTGCGGGCATGATCGAACGCAAAGAATTCGCCCATGGAACGGAGGAGCTCATGAGGGCTGCCGTCGCATCCAACGCCTTTTCCATGGTGGGTGGAGGGCATACTGTGGGGATGGTGAACAAATTGGGGTTGGCCGATGGATTCTCCTATGTCAGCACAGGCGGTGGTGCCTTGGAAACCTATCTGAGGGGAAAGCCACTGCCTGTCGTTGAGGCGCTCAAGGCCGCTAAGC